A region from the Silene latifolia isolate original U9 population chromosome 7, ASM4854445v1, whole genome shotgun sequence genome encodes:
- the LOC141589895 gene encoding uncharacterized protein LOC141589895, translated as MAKTRKSTKNTKNSANKSRDSSGSASKFRFDALRTLEDESTVIDAEEEEHIVLPLELPQPMETIQEEEGDPAVNEGQWTEVRTKKKSPAVGKVTLTLSEEDVLPEINYWASALYGYILGANPPWNVLSGYLKRIWKDSEVDKISFMPNGIFIVRFKSIDKMKEIVQAGHFMFDNKPVIIQEWSPDVDLVKTDAKIVPIWIKLSGLDLKFWGQECLKKISGLIGEYVKCDESTKTKTFLGFARVLVDVQVGQTFPNSLQFNDEKGKTHKVTVEYDWIPVKCSPCQGVGHTQEVCRRKAVAAKPKQVWQRKVISKAPLIVPSSKSLDKGKQIVATPVPRATVPHTPAGIVTRVMRQDGTGTSSHQVSGPTFLDALNLAQKSAHMSKGSGRGIGGVLDHVETKVKPKSWNKVRNNICSGWAICTNNSAAEGGRIWLLWNPGLFDVDILDVSAQTIHTKITNRGAQKQFHFTIVYGYNKLAQRSDLWKSLGQYSVQIAGPWIVGGDFNNVLHPLERIGSDVTLAEIRPFQQCLLHCDLTDIKAIGSYYTWNNKHEVDTRVYSRIDRCLINADWMNAYPESYAYFMPEGEFDHCPCVIRFCGEDIKRKPAFKYFNMWALDPNFKQIVNGIWSQYVQGTPMFQVVNKLTKLKKELKLLNKNRFHDIENKMHISKLALTTVQEKLISQPMNEELIDLEKNLIEEYIGAKNACHQFLAQKAKVDWLKLGDENTQFFHSTIRQRRAHNKVFQILDSDGKLCVDNAAIQEAFVSFYKGLLGSSKKVDKISVAVVQNGRVLNEAHHNLLLVKLWEEVRRAMFAISWH; from the exons ATGGCAAAAACAAGAAAATctacaaaaaatacaaaaaattcaGCAAATAAAAGTCGCGATTCTTCAGGATCTGCGTCTAAGTTTAGATTTGATGCTCTTAGAACACTAGAGGATGAGAGTACAGTCATTGATGCCGAGGAAGAGGAGCATATAGTTCTCCCCCTGGAACTGCCTCAACCTATGGAGACGATTCAGGAGGAGGAAGGGGACCCTGCCGTGAACGAAGGCCAATGGACGGAAGTTCGGACGAAGAAGAAATCGCCTGCTGTTGGTAAGGTTACTTTGACCCTCTCTGAGGAGGATGTTCTCCCTGAAATCAATTACTGGGCCTCAGCTTTATATGGGTATATTTTGGGGGCGAATCCCCCCTGGAATGTACTCTCTGGTTATCTGAAGCGTATTTGGAAAGATTCTGAAGTTGATAAGATTTCTTTCATGCCTAATGGTATTTTCATCGTTAGGTTTAAGAGTATTGATAAGATGAAAGAGATTGTTCAGGCGGGGCACTTCATGTTTGACAATAAACCCGTCATCATTCAGGAATGGTCTCCTGATGTGGACCTTGTTAAGACAGATGCTAAAATTGTGCCTATTTGGATAAAGCTTTCAGGTCTGGACCTGAAATTCTGGGGTCAGGAATGTCTTAAGAAGATTAGTGGGTTGATTGGAGAATATGTTAAATGTGATGAATCTACCAAAACTAAGACATTTCTGGGCTTTGCCCGGGTCCTAGTGGATGTTCAGGTAGGGCAAACCTTCCCAAATTCTCTACAATTTAATGATGAGAAGGGTAAGACTCACAAAGTGACAGTTGAATATGATTGGATTCCAGTGAAATGCTCTCCTTGTCAGGGGGTTGGGCATACTCAGGAGGTTTGTAGGAGGAAAGCTGTGGCTGCTAAACCCAAACAGGTCTGGCAGAGGAAGGTTATTTCTAAGGCACCACTGATTGTCCCCTCTTCAAAATCTCTGGACAAGGGAAAACAGATTGTTGCCACTCCTGTACCCAGAGCTACTGTTCCACATACTCCAGCAGGGATTGTGACTAGAGTCATGAGGCAAGATGGGACTGGTACATCATCTCATCAGGTCTCAGGCCCTACTTTCCTTGATGCTCTCAACTTGGCTCAAAAATCTGCCCACATGAGTAAGGGGTCTGGTAGAGGAATAGGAGGGGTGCTGGATCATG TTGAAACTAAGGTAAAACCTAAAAGTTGGAATAAAGTGAGAAATAATATATGTTCTGGCTGGGCTATTTGTACCAATAATTCTGCTGCTGAGGGGGGTAGGATCTGGCTGTTATGGAATCCTGGTCTTTTTGATGTTGATATCCTGGATGTTAGTGCCCAAACCATCCATACAAAGATTACTAATAGGGGGGCTCAGAAGCAGTTCCACTTTACTATTGTTTATGGTTATAATAAGTTGGCTCAAAGATCTGATTTGTGGAAGAGTTTAGGGCAATATAGTGTCCAAATTGCTGGCCCTTGGATAGTTGGGGGGGATTTTAACAATGTTTTGCATCCTCTAGAAAGAATTGGCTCTGATGTCACTCTTGCTGAAATTAGACCTTTCCAGCAATGTCTTTTACACTGTGATCTGACTGATATTAAGGCCATTGGGTCTTATTACACTTGGAACAACAAACATGAGGTGGATACCAGGGTCTATAGTAGGATTGATAGGTGCCTCATTAATGCTGATTGGATGAATGCCTATCCTGAATCCTATGCTTACTTCATGCCTGAGGGAGAGTTTGATCATTGCCCATGTGTCATCAGGTTCTGTGGTGAGGATATTAAGAGGAAACCTGCCTTCAAATACTTCAACATGTGGGCTTTGGACCCTAATTTCAAGCAGATTGTAAATGGAATTTGGAGTCAATATGTGCAGGGTACCCCTATGTTTCAGGTAGTCAATAAATTGACTAAGTTGAAGAAGGAGTTGAAATTGTTGAACAAGAATAGATTTCATGATATTGAAAATAAGATGCACATTTCTAAACTTGCTCTCACAACTGTTCAAGAGAAACTTATCAGTCAGCCTATGAATGAGGAGCTCATTGATCTGGAAAAGAATCTTATTGAGGAATATATTGGTGCCAAGAATGCTTGTCATCAATTTTTGGCCCAGAAAGCAAAAGTTGATTGGCTTAAGTTGGGTGATGAGAACACCCAGTTCTTCCATTCCACAATCAGACAGAGGAGAGCCCACAACAAAGTGTTTCAAATCCTTGATTCTGATGGAAAGTTATGTGTTGACAATGCTGCTATCCAGGAAGCTTTTGTCTCCTTTTACAAAGGTCTACTTGGCTCCAGTAAGAAAGTGGATAAGATTAGTGTTGCTGTTGTCCAAAATGGGAGAGTTTTGAATGAGGCCCATCACAATTTATTGTTGGTCAAGTTATGGGAGGAGGTTAGGAGAGCCATGTTTGCTATCTCGTGGCACTAA
- the LOC141589896 gene encoding uncharacterized protein LOC141589896: MVIDEPTKVIEEPKQQIVKPYMPPIPFPQRLARVKLEQKYGKFMDMMKRMSITMPFIDVIKEIPTYGKFLKELISNKNYVDASTTVNLSKERSAILMNELHQKLEDPRCFSIPCTIGTVQIERALCDLGASISLMPIKIFKKLKDFELSPTRVFLQLADRSVRYPIGLVEDVPFKVEKLEIPCDF; the protein is encoded by the coding sequence ATGGTGATTGATGAACCTACCAAGGTGATTGAAGAACCCAAGCAACAAATTGTGAAACCATATATGCCACCAATCCCATTTCCTCAACGGTTGGCAAGGGTAAAGCTTGAGCAAAAATATGGGAAATTCATGGATATGATGAAGAGAATGAGCATCACAATGCCTTTTATTGATGTTATCAAAGAAATTCCAACATATGGGAAATTCTTGAAGGagttgatttccaacaagaattaCGTGGATGCCTCAACAACGGTGAATTTGTCTAAAGAACGTAGTGCCATTCTAATGAATGAGTTACACCAAAAGCTTGAGGATCCGAGGTGTTTCTCCATACCATGTACTATTGGAACCGTTCAAATAGAAAGAGCTCTATGTGACTTGGGGGCAAGCATTAGCCTCATGCCTATCAAGATCTTCAAAAAATTGAAAGATTTTGAACTTTCACCAACTAGAGTTTTCTTGCAACTTGCGGATAGATCGGTGAggtatccaattggccttgtggaAGATGTCCCATTCAAGGTGGAAAAACTTGAGATACCTTGTGATTTTTAG